From the Streptomyces nigrescens genome, one window contains:
- the rsmH gene encoding 16S rRNA (cytosine(1402)-N(4))-methyltransferase RsmH has product MNSSTRHVPVMLQRCLDLLAPALAEPGAVVVDCTLGLGGHSEALLSTFPAARLIALDRDPSALKLAGERLAPYGDRATLVHAVYDELPEVLDRLGTPRVQGVLFDLGVSSMQLDEADRGFAYAQDAPLDMRMDQSTGISAADVLNTYAPGELVRILRSYGEEKQAKRIVEAVVRERAKEPFTNSARLVELIRDALPQAAKRTGGNPAKRTFQALRIEVNGELASVERAVPAAVQALAVGGRIAVLAYHSLEDRLVKQVFAAGAANTAPPGLPVVPERYQPRLKLLTRGAELPTEEEIAENRRAAPARLRGAERIRENVEDTA; this is encoded by the coding sequence ATGAACAGCAGCACCCGCCACGTACCCGTCATGCTCCAGAGGTGTCTGGACCTGCTCGCGCCCGCGCTCGCCGAGCCCGGTGCGGTCGTCGTCGACTGCACGCTCGGCCTCGGAGGGCACAGCGAGGCACTGCTGTCCACCTTCCCGGCGGCCCGGCTCATCGCCCTCGACCGCGACCCGTCCGCCCTGAAGCTGGCGGGCGAGCGGCTCGCCCCGTACGGAGACCGTGCCACCCTGGTGCACGCCGTCTACGACGAGCTCCCCGAGGTCCTCGACCGGCTCGGGACCCCGCGCGTCCAGGGCGTGCTGTTCGACCTCGGCGTCTCCTCCATGCAGCTCGACGAGGCCGACCGCGGCTTCGCGTACGCGCAGGACGCCCCGCTGGACATGCGGATGGACCAGTCGACCGGCATCAGCGCCGCGGATGTCCTCAATACCTACGCGCCCGGTGAGCTGGTCCGGATCCTGCGCTCCTACGGGGAGGAGAAGCAGGCCAAACGGATCGTCGAGGCCGTCGTCCGCGAGCGCGCCAAGGAGCCGTTCACCAACAGTGCGCGGCTGGTCGAGCTGATCCGTGACGCGCTGCCGCAGGCCGCCAAGCGCACCGGCGGCAACCCCGCCAAGCGCACGTTCCAGGCGCTGCGCATCGAGGTCAACGGGGAGCTGGCGAGCGTGGAGCGGGCCGTCCCGGCCGCCGTGCAGGCGCTCGCGGTCGGCGGCCGGATCGCCGTGCTCGCCTACCACTCGCTGGAGGACCGCCTGGTCAAGCAGGTCTTCGCGGCCGGCGCGGCCAACACGGCGCCGCCCGGGCTGCCGGTGGTCCCCGAGCGCTACCAGCCCCGGCTCAAGCTGCTGACCCGCGGCGCCGAACTCCCCACGGAGGAGGAGATCGCCGAGAACCGCCGGGCCGCGCCCGCCCGGCTGCGCGGCGCGGAGCGCATCCGCGAGAACGTCGAGGACACCGCATGA
- a CDS encoding SAV_6107 family HEPN domain-containing protein, which produces MAARPDRGSSAAYGPPSDVHPVLRRATAPPAALDLLTQAQQGLDEAQTLETPNEQFATAHLAALRTAAAVLAVRGRPETTVRRRQRIRSAWEVLPEVAPELAEWSALFAAGAARRAKAEAGIAGAASRRDADDLVRDAAMFLRLVERMLLLQPSLPPQRAG; this is translated from the coding sequence ATGGCAGCTCGTCCCGACAGGGGCAGCTCCGCTGCGTACGGTCCCCCGAGCGATGTCCACCCCGTCCTGCGGCGGGCGACCGCACCACCCGCCGCACTCGACCTGCTCACCCAGGCCCAGCAGGGCCTCGACGAAGCACAGACCCTCGAAACCCCCAACGAGCAGTTCGCCACGGCCCATCTGGCCGCGCTGCGCACCGCCGCCGCCGTCCTCGCCGTCCGCGGCCGGCCGGAGACCACCGTGCGCCGCAGGCAGCGTATCCGCAGCGCCTGGGAGGTGCTGCCCGAGGTCGCGCCCGAACTGGCCGAGTGGAGCGCCCTGTTCGCCGCCGGCGCCGCCCGCCGCGCGAAGGCCGAGGCCGGTATAGCGGGCGCGGCCAGCCGCCGTGACGCCGACGATCTCGTGCGCGACGCCGCCATGTTCCTGCGCCTGGTGGAGCGGATGCTGCTCCTCCAGCCCTCACTGCCACCCCAGCGGGCGGGGTGA
- a CDS encoding ATP-binding cassette domain-containing protein — protein sequence MDSTPHGAAVTAAGFGVKGPRGWAFRNIDFTAGPGSLIAIQGPSGSGRTCLLLALTGRMKSAAGTAEVDGLPLPKKKAAVRSVTALAHVPGVAELDPAFTVGEHLRERALLQGRFGGSLRALLRPRQERRAAARALVDAALSAAGLDLETLPKGIRTSVRDLERLEALRLSVALALIGGPRLLAVDDTDLKLSADERAAAWKMLHGLAAAGTTVLAVCSEPPEGDADVVLVRTGSQSGPYGSDGTGSADNTDSTPAGTPAADGHDDEEGAADALAETGRA from the coding sequence GTGGACAGCACCCCGCACGGGGCGGCGGTCACGGCCGCGGGATTCGGGGTCAAGGGCCCCCGCGGATGGGCGTTCCGGAACATCGACTTCACCGCCGGGCCCGGCTCACTGATCGCCATACAGGGCCCTTCGGGCTCGGGCCGTACGTGTCTGCTGCTCGCGCTCACCGGCCGGATGAAGTCCGCCGCGGGCACCGCCGAGGTCGACGGACTGCCGCTGCCGAAGAAGAAGGCCGCGGTCCGGTCCGTCACCGCGCTCGCCCATGTGCCGGGGGTCGCCGAGCTCGATCCGGCGTTCACCGTGGGCGAGCATCTGCGGGAACGCGCCCTGTTGCAGGGCCGGTTCGGCGGATCGCTGCGGGCGCTGCTGCGGCCGCGGCAGGAGCGCAGGGCCGCGGCCCGCGCCCTGGTGGACGCCGCGCTGTCGGCGGCCGGCCTCGACCTGGAGACGCTGCCCAAGGGGATCCGTACGTCCGTGCGCGACCTGGAACGGCTGGAGGCGCTGCGGCTGTCCGTGGCGCTCGCGCTGATCGGCGGCCCCCGGCTGCTGGCCGTCGACGACACCGATCTGAAGCTGTCCGCCGACGAGCGCGCCGCGGCCTGGAAGATGCTGCACGGCCTCGCGGCGGCCGGCACCACGGTGCTCGCGGTGTGCAGCGAGCCGCCGGAGGGCGACGCGGATGTGGTGCTGGTGCGTACGGGCAGCCAGAGCGGCCCGTACGGATCGGACGGTACCGGCAGCGCGGACAACACGGACAGCACACCGGCCGGCACTCCCGCCGCCGACGGGCACGACGACGAGGAGGGGGCGGCCGATGCGCTCGCCGAAACTGGCCGCGCTTGA
- a CDS encoding methyltransferase encodes MSDPLRPRASLRTAVVWEVLKDALERRVKAAGRDALDVLDTGGGTGNFAVPVARLGHRVTVVDPSPNALFALERRAAEAGVADRVRAVQGDAHGLFDVVERGGYDTVLCHGVLEYVDDPAEGVRNAVDALRPAGTLSLLAAGLGGAVLARALAGHFTEARQALTDPAGRWGEGDPVPRRFTAEQLTELVSATGLEVGAVHGVRVFADLVPGVLVDTEPGAMEALLKLEAAAAEQPAFHSVATQLHVLAERD; translated from the coding sequence GTGTCTGACCCGCTGCGCCCGCGCGCATCCCTTCGTACCGCCGTGGTCTGGGAGGTCCTCAAGGACGCCCTGGAGCGCCGGGTCAAGGCCGCCGGCCGCGACGCCCTGGACGTCCTCGACACCGGCGGCGGCACCGGCAACTTCGCCGTGCCGGTCGCCCGCCTCGGCCACCGCGTCACGGTCGTCGACCCCAGCCCCAACGCCCTCTTCGCCCTGGAGCGCCGTGCCGCGGAGGCGGGCGTCGCCGACCGGGTACGCGCGGTCCAGGGCGACGCCCACGGCCTGTTCGACGTCGTCGAGCGCGGCGGCTACGACACCGTGCTCTGCCACGGCGTGCTGGAGTACGTCGACGACCCGGCCGAGGGCGTCCGCAACGCCGTCGACGCGCTGCGCCCGGCCGGTACCCTCAGCCTGCTCGCGGCCGGTCTGGGCGGCGCCGTTCTCGCACGCGCCCTCGCGGGCCACTTCACTGAGGCCCGCCAGGCCCTCACCGACCCGGCCGGACGCTGGGGCGAGGGCGACCCGGTGCCGCGCCGTTTCACCGCCGAGCAGCTCACCGAGCTGGTGTCCGCCACCGGCCTGGAGGTCGGCGCGGTCCACGGTGTACGTGTCTTCGCCGACCTGGTCCCCGGGGTGCTCGTGGACACCGAGCCGGGCGCCATGGAGGCCCTGCTGAAGCTCGAGGCGGCCGCCGCCGAACAGCCCGCGTTCCACTCCGTGGCCACCCAGCTGCACGTCCTCGCGGAGCGCGACTGA
- a CDS encoding AAA family ATPase encodes MTTYDERASLSDLTTTAERVHRSVEEVIEGKPEVVRLALTVLLAEGHLLIEDVPGVGKTMLAKALARSIDCSVRRIQFTPDLLPSDITGVSIFDQQQRDFEFKPGAIFSQIVIGDEINRASPKTQSALLESMEERQVTMDGQTYELPDPFMVVATQNPVEMEGTYPLPEAQRDRFMARVSIGYPSPAAELQMLDVHGGASPLDDLQPVAHAHEIVKLIDAVRTVHVAEAVRRYTVDLVVATRSHPELRLGASPRATLHLLRAAKASAALQGREYTLPDDVQSLAVAVLAHRLLPTAQAQLNRRTAEQIVLEILQRVPVPEPSAQPWRTPGQQPPGVRGL; translated from the coding sequence GTGACGACGTATGACGAACGAGCGAGCCTCAGCGATCTGACCACCACCGCGGAGCGGGTTCACCGGTCGGTGGAGGAAGTGATCGAGGGCAAGCCGGAGGTCGTACGGCTCGCGCTGACCGTGCTGCTGGCCGAGGGACATCTGCTCATCGAGGATGTGCCCGGCGTCGGCAAGACCATGCTCGCCAAGGCGCTGGCCCGCTCCATCGACTGCTCGGTGCGGCGCATCCAGTTCACGCCCGACCTGCTGCCCTCCGACATCACCGGCGTCAGCATCTTCGACCAGCAGCAGCGGGACTTCGAGTTCAAGCCCGGCGCGATCTTCTCCCAGATCGTGATCGGCGACGAGATCAACCGCGCCTCGCCCAAGACCCAGTCGGCGCTCCTGGAGTCCATGGAGGAGCGTCAGGTCACGATGGACGGGCAGACCTACGAACTGCCCGACCCGTTCATGGTGGTCGCCACCCAGAACCCGGTGGAGATGGAGGGCACGTACCCGCTCCCCGAGGCGCAGCGCGACCGCTTCATGGCACGGGTGTCGATCGGCTACCCCAGCCCGGCGGCCGAGCTGCAGATGCTGGATGTGCACGGCGGCGCCTCGCCGCTCGACGACCTCCAGCCGGTCGCGCACGCCCACGAGATCGTGAAGCTGATCGACGCGGTGCGCACGGTCCATGTCGCCGAAGCGGTGCGCCGGTACACCGTCGATCTGGTGGTGGCCACCCGCAGCCACCCCGAGCTGCGGCTCGGCGCCTCACCGCGGGCGACCCTGCATCTGCTGCGCGCCGCCAAGGCCTCGGCCGCGCTCCAGGGGCGGGAGTACACCCTCCCGGACGATGTCCAGTCGCTGGCGGTGGCGGTGCTCGCGCACCGGCTGCTGCCCACCGCCCAGGCCCAGTTGAACCGCCGTACGGCCGAGCAGATCGTGCTGGAGATCCTGCAGCGCGTCCCGGTTCCCGAACCGTCCGCACAGCCGTGGCGGACACCCGGCCAGCAGCCGCCCGGCGTACGGGGGTTGTGA
- a CDS encoding DUF58 domain-containing protein, translating to MSDGGSEGTPERDGWRAALGGLTTRGRSFLAAGMAATVCSYLLGQADLLRVGLLLAALPLVCVLVLHRTRYRVAGSRTLAPARVPAATESRVRLRMENISRLPTGVLMLQDRVPYVLGPRPRFVLDRVEAGGRREVSYRVRSDLRGRYPLGPLQLRLSDPFGMCELIRSFSASDTLTVVPRVEPLPAVRPAGEAAGYGDGRHRSPALAGEDDVIPRGYRHGDDLRRIHWRSTARYGELMVRREEQPQKARCTVLLDTRETAHPGSGPDSAFEWAVAGAASTAVHLLERGFSVRLLTDTGSSVPGPDGAGSFAGGTDSADAAGLLLDTLAVVEHSEEEGLSAAYDVLRGGNEGLLVAFFGDLDEEQAAVAGRMRQRSGAAVAFVLDGDAWTRGPGGIRFSDGQVPVAERLRLLRKAGWTALPVTPGDTLAALWRAAGERTGAPETVAGGRS from the coding sequence ATGTCCGACGGGGGGAGCGAGGGCACTCCGGAACGGGACGGCTGGCGGGCGGCCCTCGGGGGGCTGACGACACGGGGCAGGTCGTTCCTGGCGGCCGGGATGGCCGCCACGGTGTGCTCCTACCTCCTCGGGCAGGCGGATCTGCTGCGGGTCGGTCTGCTGCTCGCCGCCCTCCCGCTGGTGTGCGTCCTGGTCCTGCACCGCACCCGCTACCGCGTCGCGGGCAGCCGTACGCTCGCCCCCGCCCGGGTGCCCGCGGCCACCGAATCCCGGGTGCGGCTGCGGATGGAGAACATCTCCCGGCTGCCGACGGGCGTACTGATGCTCCAGGACCGGGTGCCGTATGTCCTCGGGCCCCGGCCGCGCTTCGTCCTGGACCGGGTCGAGGCCGGCGGCCGCCGCGAGGTCTCCTACCGCGTCCGCTCCGACCTGCGCGGACGCTATCCGCTGGGGCCGTTGCAGCTGCGCCTCTCGGACCCGTTCGGGATGTGCGAGCTGATCCGCTCGTTCAGCGCCTCCGACACCCTGACCGTCGTGCCGCGGGTCGAACCGCTGCCGGCGGTGCGGCCGGCGGGCGAGGCCGCCGGGTACGGCGACGGGCGGCACCGCTCGCCGGCGCTGGCCGGGGAGGACGACGTCATTCCTCGCGGTTACAGGCACGGCGACGATCTGCGCCGCATCCACTGGCGCTCCACCGCGCGCTACGGCGAACTGATGGTCCGCAGGGAGGAGCAGCCGCAGAAGGCGCGCTGCACGGTCCTGCTCGACACCCGCGAGACCGCCCACCCGGGCTCGGGCCCCGACTCTGCCTTCGAGTGGGCGGTGGCGGGCGCCGCCTCCACCGCGGTGCATCTGCTGGAGCGCGGCTTCTCGGTGCGGCTGCTGACCGACACCGGCAGCTCGGTGCCCGGCCCCGACGGCGCCGGCAGCTTCGCGGGCGGCACCGACTCCGCCGACGCCGCGGGACTGCTGCTGGACACCCTCGCCGTCGTGGAGCACTCCGAGGAGGAGGGCCTGTCGGCGGCGTACGACGTGCTGCGCGGGGGCAACGAAGGACTGCTGGTCGCCTTCTTCGGCGACCTGGACGAGGAGCAGGCGGCGGTCGCCGGGCGGATGCGGCAGCGCAGCGGCGCGGCCGTCGCCTTCGTCCTGGACGGCGACGCCTGGACGCGGGGCCCCGGCGGCATCAGATTCTCCGACGGCCAGGTCCCGGTGGCCGAACGCCTGCGGCTGCTGCGGAAGGCCGGCTGGACGGCGCTGCCGGTGACACCCGGCGACACCCTCGCCGCCCTGTGGCGCGCGGCCGGAGAGCGCACGGGCGCCCCGGAGACGGTGGCGGGAGGCCGGTCATGA
- a CDS encoding beta-class carbonic anhydrase: MPIPASQPLPPSADGSAVRSGETVTDSLVEANKHYAAAFTDPGMDARPVRNVAVVACMDARLDLHAALGLQLGDCHTIRNAGGVVTDDIIRSLTISQRALGTRSVVLIHHTGCGLLSLTEDFRHELAAEVGQRPTWAVEAFKDLDEDVRQSMQRVRTSPFLLHTDDVRGFVFDVTTGLLREIDPQN; encoded by the coding sequence ATGCCCATACCTGCGTCGCAACCGCTGCCCCCCTCCGCCGACGGTTCCGCCGTGCGCTCCGGTGAGACGGTCACCGACAGTCTCGTCGAGGCGAACAAGCACTATGCCGCCGCCTTCACCGACCCCGGGATGGACGCCCGGCCCGTCCGCAATGTCGCCGTCGTGGCCTGTATGGACGCCCGGCTCGACCTGCACGCCGCGCTCGGCCTCCAACTCGGCGACTGCCACACCATCCGCAATGCCGGCGGGGTGGTCACCGACGACATCATTCGCTCCCTGACGATCAGCCAGCGGGCGCTCGGCACCCGCTCCGTCGTCCTCATCCACCACACCGGGTGCGGTCTGCTCAGCCTGACCGAGGACTTCCGCCACGAGCTGGCGGCCGAGGTCGGACAGCGCCCCACCTGGGCGGTCGAGGCGTTCAAGGATCTCGACGAGGACGTACGGCAGTCCATGCAGCGGGTGCGCACCTCCCCCTTCCTCCTGCACACCGATGACGTCCGCGGCTTCGTTTTCGACGTGACGACCGGCCTGCTGCGGGAGATCGACCCGCAGAACTGA
- a CDS encoding DUF3040 domain-containing protein: protein MPLSEHEQRMLEQMERALYAEDPKFATALEGSGLRTYTRRRVYQAVAGFLVGIALLMAGMVAQQIWISVVGFLVMLGCAVLAVTGWRKAPKPGEQQSGAGAGGGTGAPARRQARQRRSMMNRIEDRWQRRRDEQQGH, encoded by the coding sequence GTGCCGCTCTCGGAGCACGAGCAGCGCATGCTCGAGCAAATGGAGCGAGCGCTGTACGCCGAAGATCCCAAGTTCGCGACAGCGCTTGAGGGAAGCGGGCTGCGTACGTACACCCGGCGACGGGTCTACCAAGCGGTCGCGGGCTTCCTGGTGGGTATCGCCCTGCTCATGGCCGGCATGGTCGCGCAGCAGATCTGGATCAGTGTGGTGGGCTTCCTCGTCATGCTCGGCTGCGCCGTGCTGGCGGTCACCGGCTGGCGCAAGGCTCCCAAGCCCGGTGAGCAGCAGTCCGGTGCGGGTGCCGGAGGTGGCACAGGTGCCCCGGCGCGCCGTCAGGCCAGGCAGCGGCGCTCGATGATGAACCGTATCGAGGACCGCTGGCAGCGGCGCAGGGACGAACAGCAGGGCCACTGA
- a CDS encoding septum formation initiator family protein — MKGQGPRGRQKRLAALFPSGAGARGTAARTPFVLLIVVLLGSGLITLLLLNSALNQGSFELSKLEKQTEELTDEQQALQQDVDAYSAPGALERRARKLGMVPGGTPVFLLPDGTVRGRPSVAGPTGAPLSSSAAPSPLGATARTALPRPALPPVPALAGVLGPDSAPGTEATSADPATLVSPAPSAAPASLASSASRTPSGSAAPTAPAPAPFPTTSGR, encoded by the coding sequence ATGAAAGGCCAGGGGCCGCGCGGCAGACAGAAACGCCTCGCCGCGCTGTTCCCCTCCGGCGCGGGTGCCCGCGGCACCGCGGCCCGCACCCCCTTCGTGCTCCTCATCGTCGTCCTCCTCGGCTCCGGCCTGATCACGCTGCTGCTGCTGAACTCCGCCCTCAACCAGGGGTCGTTCGAGCTCAGCAAGCTGGAGAAGCAGACCGAGGAGCTGACGGACGAGCAGCAGGCGCTGCAGCAGGACGTGGACGCCTACTCGGCGCCGGGCGCGCTGGAGCGGCGCGCCCGGAAGCTGGGGATGGTGCCCGGCGGCACCCCGGTCTTCCTGCTCCCGGACGGCACGGTTCGCGGCCGGCCGAGCGTGGCCGGACCGACGGGGGCGCCGCTGAGCAGCTCCGCCGCGCCCTCGCCCCTCGGCGCCACCGCCCGTACCGCCCTGCCCCGTCCGGCGCTGCCGCCGGTCCCGGCCCTGGCCGGGGTGCTGGGCCCGGACAGCGCACCGGGCACCGAGGCGACATCGGCCGATCCGGCCACCCTGGTCTCCCCGGCCCCCTCGGCCGCCCCGGCGTCCCTGGCCTCGTCCGCCTCGCGTACCCCGTCCGGCAGCGCCGCCCCCACCGCACCCGCGCCCGCCCCCTTCCCGACGACCTCCGGCAGGTGA
- a CDS encoding transglutaminaseTgpA domain-containing protein yields the protein MSGRARLALCAAVATLCAAGALLPLVEPISWLIQAAVLLALVTGVGAAARRAPLAGPLVIGAQALACVLLMTLLFTPGEAILGLLPGPDALAEFSRLVQAGVRDVGRYASPAPVTPGIRLLLIAGVLVIGLIVDALAVTYRSAAPAGLPLLALYSVAAGLSQGGAGWLRFLIAAAGYLLLLLAEGRDRLSQWGRVFGGVGGAAGPPGRGQGFAALGGSALAPVRTGRRIGALVLGIALVVPALLPSLGGGLFGTSGSGTGPGGGGGTISAVNPLVSLQDSLNQPEDKEVLNYRTTAADTRDLYLRIVALDQFDGTTWKPSERTVTDVPERLPGPPGLSSSVDLNRVNTSISTAEWYAQNWLPLPYPASKVDISGRWRFEPQGRTLVGDRGQNTHGLQYQVESLQVRPTSQQLANAPAPPADLLREYTKVPRSLPQVVRNTARQVTRSAPTAYAKAVKLQDWFALNGGFSYNTDVRAGSGSEAIARFLRQKQGFCVHFSFSMAAMARTLGIPARVAVGFTPGTKQPDGTTSVGLKDAHAWPELYFQGIGWTRFEPTPSRGSIPDYAYPDTPDTPDPGSPDPAPSRSTAPSEDPSAAPSCGPDEQRSGSGKACVSLPAESGSGPPDGGSSPWTIALIALAGALVLLLPAGPLLWRLRIRSGRLAGPDGDTAAGTLAAWRELLDTAWDFGILPDESLTPRKAAERIIRIGDLQPEPAAAARRAAAAVEQILYAPQPQPVSGLALDVQQVRAGLRAGASRGLRLRAQLAPRSAARLRWAWSARWSALLLRCRTSRPVAAARRALAALRPGPRRA from the coding sequence ATGAGCGGCCGGGCGCGGCTGGCGCTGTGTGCGGCGGTGGCCACGCTGTGTGCCGCCGGCGCACTGCTGCCACTGGTGGAACCGATCAGCTGGCTGATCCAGGCGGCGGTCCTGCTGGCCCTCGTGACGGGAGTGGGCGCGGCCGCCCGCCGGGCCCCCCTGGCCGGACCGCTGGTCATCGGCGCCCAGGCCCTGGCCTGCGTGCTGCTGATGACCCTGCTCTTCACTCCGGGCGAGGCGATCCTCGGCCTGCTGCCGGGACCGGACGCCCTGGCGGAATTCAGCCGGCTGGTGCAGGCCGGTGTACGAGACGTCGGCCGGTACGCCAGCCCCGCTCCCGTCACCCCCGGCATCCGGCTGCTGCTGATCGCCGGCGTGCTGGTGATCGGCCTGATCGTGGACGCGCTGGCGGTCACCTACCGCAGCGCCGCACCCGCCGGACTGCCGCTGCTCGCGCTCTACTCGGTCGCGGCGGGGCTGTCCCAGGGCGGCGCGGGGTGGCTGCGGTTCCTGATCGCGGCGGCCGGCTATCTGCTGCTCCTGCTGGCCGAGGGGCGTGACCGGCTCTCCCAGTGGGGCCGGGTGTTCGGCGGGGTGGGCGGCGCAGCGGGGCCGCCGGGCCGCGGACAGGGATTCGCCGCCCTCGGCGGCTCCGCCCTGGCCCCGGTCCGTACGGGCCGCCGGATCGGTGCGCTGGTCCTCGGGATCGCCCTGGTGGTGCCCGCCCTGCTGCCCTCTCTCGGCGGCGGGCTGTTCGGCACCTCCGGCAGCGGTACGGGCCCCGGCGGCGGAGGCGGCACGATCTCCGCGGTGAACCCCCTGGTGTCGCTGCAGGACAGCCTCAACCAGCCCGAGGACAAGGAAGTCCTCAACTACCGCACGACCGCCGCCGACACCCGCGATCTGTATCTGCGGATCGTCGCCCTCGACCAGTTCGACGGCACGACCTGGAAGCCGTCCGAGCGCACGGTCACGGACGTCCCCGAGCGGCTGCCGGGACCGCCCGGCCTCAGCTCCTCGGTCGACCTCAACCGCGTCAACACCTCGATCTCGACCGCCGAGTGGTACGCCCAGAACTGGCTGCCGCTCCCCTACCCGGCGTCCAAGGTCGACATCTCCGGGCGCTGGCGCTTCGAGCCCCAGGGCCGCACGCTCGTCGGGGACCGCGGACAGAACACCCACGGCCTGCAGTACCAGGTCGAGAGCCTTCAGGTCCGGCCCACGTCCCAGCAGCTGGCCAACGCCCCCGCGCCACCCGCCGACCTGCTGCGCGAGTACACCAAGGTCCCGCGCTCGCTGCCCCAGGTCGTCCGGAACACCGCCCGCCAGGTCACCCGGAGCGCCCCGACCGCCTATGCCAAGGCCGTCAAACTCCAGGACTGGTTCGCGCTCAACGGCGGCTTCAGCTACAACACGGACGTCCGGGCCGGCAGCGGTTCCGAGGCCATTGCGCGCTTCCTGCGGCAGAAGCAGGGCTTCTGCGTCCACTTCTCGTTCTCCATGGCGGCGATGGCTCGGACGCTGGGCATCCCGGCCCGAGTAGCGGTCGGTTTCACCCCCGGCACCAAGCAGCCCGACGGCACGACCTCGGTCGGTCTCAAGGACGCGCACGCCTGGCCCGAGCTGTACTTCCAGGGCATCGGCTGGACCCGCTTCGAACCGACCCCGAGCCGCGGCAGCATCCCTGACTACGCGTACCCCGACACCCCGGACACACCCGACCCGGGCAGCCCGGACCCCGCGCCCTCCCGGTCCACGGCCCCCTCGGAGGACCCGTCGGCCGCCCCGTCCTGTGGCCCCGATGAGCAACGGTCCGGCTCCGGTAAGGCCTGCGTCTCGCTGCCCGCGGAGTCCGGCAGCGGCCCGCCGGACGGCGGCTCGTCCCCCTGGACGATCGCCCTCATAGCCCTGGCCGGGGCGCTCGTCCTGCTGCTGCCCGCGGGCCCGCTGCTGTGGCGCCTGCGCATACGCTCCGGACGACTGGCGGGTCCGGACGGCGACACGGCCGCGGGCACCCTCGCCGCCTGGCGGGAGCTGCTGGACACCGCCTGGGACTTCGGCATCCTGCCGGACGAGTCACTGACCCCGCGCAAGGCCGCCGAGCGCATCATCCGCATCGGAGATCTGCAACCGGAGCCCGCCGCTGCCGCCCGCAGAGCGGCGGCGGCGGTCGAGCAGATCCTGTACGCCCCGCAACCGCAGCCGGTGTCCGGACTCGCCCTGGACGTACAGCAGGTACGGGCCGGGTTGCGGGCCGGCGCCAGCCGTGGTCTGCGGCTGCGTGCCCAGCTCGCCCCGCGCTCCGCGGCCCGGCTCCGCTGGGCCTGGTCGGCCCGCTGGTCGGCGCTGCTGCTCCGGTGCCGTACCAGCCGCCCGGTGGCCGCGGCACGGCGCGCGCTGGCCGCCCTCCGGCCGGGCCCGCGGCGGGCATGA